The Chthoniobacterales bacterium sequence CTTCTCGACTCCCTCGGCCAGCTCTCCTTGCAACCTCCCCGCCACGGTCTTCGCGGGCGAGCGGAACGGGCTCTGCGTCATGACGGCATCGACGGCGGGGCGGCAACCCTCGCGACGGCTCCGCTCTAGGTTCCGCACGACGCAGACGGCATTTCCCCGATGGACGGCACGGGGAGACCTCCGACACGAGCGACGGCTCCCGCCGCGATCTTCGGGTGTCATGAAGATCAAAACTCTCCTCTGCACGCTCGGCGTTGTCTCGGCCCTGCCGCTCACGACTTTCGCCCAGACTCCGAACGACTCCGTTTCTCCGACCAGTTCGGCCGACGGCGGCGCCCAGCACACCATCACCCCCGCGGATGCCCAAAAGCACGGCCCGACCGATGGGCCGGCCACGGATCCCGCAAAGTATTCGTCCTCGAACACGCAGACCGGAGGCGCGATCGACACCGGCACGCCCAAGGACAATGCCGACAAGAATCCGAATGTCGACAAGACCGCCCCCGGCACCACGTCGATGAAAACCGTGCCCGTGAAGACCGAGGAATAATTCCTCCCGATCGGTCGGGATGGGACTGCGGAAAGACGGGCGGCCTCTTCACTGGGGTCGCCCGTTTTGCGTGCGGCTGCCGTGGCAATTGACCCGCCCCATGCAACGGGGATAGAAATGGGACTCCGTCATGAAATTCCCCATCCTTTCTGGCATCGCCGTCCTGCTCGGCGCCGCGAGCCTGCAAGCCGCGCCGCCGGTCGTCATCGTGGTGCCCGCGACCTCCGCGCAGAACTACGTGCTCGTCGATTCCTATCGCCCGAAGCCAAAGGTCTACGACCCGTATTTTTACGAGGTGAAGACCAAAAATAAGAAGACGATCGTGAAGCAGAATTCCGCGGGCATGGTGACCGTGAAGGAAAAGAAGAAGAACAAGGAGACGATCACGGTCAGGAACCGCAACGGCAACGTCGTCTACAAGGAAACGATCAAGAAAAAGAAGAAGTGACCGCCATGAAATTCCCCGCCGCCCTGCTCGCCGCCTTCGCCGCGGCCCTCGTTTCCGCCTCCGCTTCGGAACTCGACTTCACCCTCGTCAACAAGACGGGCCATTCAATCGACGCGCTTTACCTCTCCGCCAGCGCCGACAAGGACTGGAACGAGAACCTCCTTCCCAACGGCACGACGCTTGCCGAAGGCGCGAAGGCCGCCGTGAAATTCGAGGCGAAGCCCAATGACGCCGACTGGGACATCCGCGCCGTGGATGACGACGGCACCGTATTCACGTTCGAGAAGATCAACCTCATCGACGCAAAAACGGTGACGCTCGAAGTGACCGCGACCGCGACAAGCGCCGTCGTCGAGTAGCGCCCATTAGCGCACCGATTCGGCCTTTTCGAGGGCCTCGAGCGACTCCCGCGTGATCGCATGTCGCGCGCCGCAGCGCGGGCAGCTCATCCGGAGAACCTCCTCGCCCTCGAAGAGCGACTCGGGGTTCATCCGGAAAGTCGGCAGCAGCACGCGCATCATCCGCTCGTGCGTGCAGCCGCATTCGAAGCGGTAGTATCGCTGCTCGAGCAACGAGAGCACCTCCGTCTGGTCGAGCGTGCGCACCGCCGCGTCATCGAGACCGAGCAGCCATTCCTCGTCGCAATCCGGCTGCGCGGTGACGAGGACGCAGTCGTCCTCATCGAATTGAAAGAAGCGCGCCAGCCGTTGCTCGCTGTGGGCGTAATACCTCTCCACGGCCCGGAAAAAGTCGCCGTCCGTGAAATCGACCACGCTGCGCCGCGGCGGCTCGTCGCCCCGAATCGTGTCCGCGTAAAAAAGATTCTGCGTCCCGACCTTCACATTCTCCGTAAACACATTTACCACGACGGTCCCGGCCGGACTGTCCCCGGCAGCGAAAACATTGAGCAAGGGATCCTGGAAATTGACCGTCCACGCCACCCGTTCATTCCGCGGGCGGGAGGCGCTGTGCAAGGTGATCGCAGCAAGCGCGGCCTTCGCGAAATCCGCGGTCCCAGCGGTCGCGCCCATCCCGAAATCGGCGATATGAAGATAGTAGTCGACGTAGATCTTCGAGAACTCGCCACGGGCGACCATCGCATTGCGGCCACGCACAAAATAAGTCCGCACTTCGGCGTGACGGTCATCGATCAGGTTCTCTTCGCTCACAGGTTGATCCTAAAAATGGAATCCA is a genomic window containing:
- a CDS encoding Hsp33 family molecular chaperone HslO — protein: MSEENLIDDRHAEVRTYFVRGRNAMVARGEFSKIYVDYYLHIADFGMGATAGTADFAKAALAAITLHSASRPRNERVAWTVNFQDPLLNVFAAGDSPAGTVVVNVFTENVKVGTQNLFYADTIRGDEPPRRSVVDFTDGDFFRAVERYYAHSEQRLARFFQFDEDDCVLVTAQPDCDEEWLLGLDDAAVRTLDQTEVLSLLEQRYYRFECGCTHERMMRVLLPTFRMNPESLFEGEEVLRMSCPRCGARHAITRESLEALEKAESVR